In Nitrospira sp., a single genomic region encodes these proteins:
- a CDS encoding methylated-DNA--[protein]-cysteine S-methyltransferase, protein MLRYKHVETAVGRLRLVADESSLLAVLWPSDRATRVRLEALCEDAQHTVFAEVERQLAEYFEGKRTTFDLPIRMHGTEFQKRVWQELLRIPYGQTRSYGELARAIGKRSASRAVGLANSRNPLSIIVPCHRVIGATGKLTGFAGGIETKARLLKLEGACTSAADRTG, encoded by the coding sequence ATGCTGCGGTATAAGCACGTGGAGACTGCGGTGGGTCGGCTCAGGCTGGTGGCGGATGAGTCGAGTCTGCTCGCGGTGCTGTGGCCGAGCGATCGGGCGACCAGAGTCAGACTCGAGGCTCTGTGCGAAGACGCGCAGCATACTGTGTTCGCCGAGGTCGAACGCCAATTGGCTGAGTACTTCGAGGGTAAGCGGACGACGTTTGACCTGCCGATTCGCATGCACGGCACAGAGTTTCAGAAGCGAGTATGGCAAGAGCTGCTCCGGATCCCCTACGGTCAGACTCGGAGCTATGGTGAGCTGGCACGCGCGATCGGAAAGAGATCCGCGTCGCGGGCGGTCGGTCTGGCCAACAGCAGGAATCCCTTGTCCATCATCGTGCCCTGCCATCGCGTGATCGGCGCGACGGGAAAACTGACGGGCTTCGCGGGAGGAATCGAGACCAAAGCGAGGCTGCTCAAACTCGAAGGAGCTTGTACGAGCGCGGCGGATAGAACGGGATAG
- a CDS encoding SgcJ/EcaC family oxidoreductase, with the protein MSRSEEFHSRFAAAFNSGNVEAVMALYEPEATLVPQPGQVVQGREAIRQTLLQFLALKGTMEVKSIFTVQGSGVVLTRGQWKLTGTGPDGKPIEMTGRSVEVLRQQPNGEWLLAVDHPFGAD; encoded by the coding sequence ATGAGCCGATCTGAAGAATTCCATTCCCGATTCGCCGCTGCGTTCAACTCCGGGAACGTCGAGGCAGTCATGGCGCTGTACGAACCGGAGGCCACCCTCGTTCCACAGCCGGGTCAGGTCGTGCAAGGGCGAGAAGCTATCCGCCAAACCCTGCTTCAATTTCTGGCGCTAAAAGGGACGATGGAGGTGAAGAGCATCTTCACAGTCCAGGGTTCCGGTGTGGTGTTGACGCGAGGCCAGTGGAAGCTGACCGGGACCGGGCCTGACGGAAAGCCAATCGAAATGACAGGCCGGAGCGTGGAAGTTCTTCGTCAACAACCCAACGGTGAATGGCTGCTTGCGGTCGATCATCCGTTCGGAGCGGATTGA
- a CDS encoding AraC family transcriptional regulator, with product MDVLSEVLKAVKLDGAVFYNGEFSAPWCAREPDSGTMASYLSVPTKHTIIFHLVTEGRAYARVEQDGSRLSVAAGDIVMFPHGDAHLMGNGPPVTPTDSSAQLLRVLSEGLTLSRAGGGGELTKLICGYMTCDPQLSQLFLSGLPSIVKVNIRDHASGQWLEDTLRYSVDQAGASGPGGAAVVAKLSEALFVETLRRYIARLPKAQTGWLAGVRDPQVGKALALLHREPAHPWTIATLANEAGVSRSVLAERFKHYLSETPIGYLTRWRLQLAAQLLASTSKSVAEVAGEVGYESEPSFNRAFKREFGLPPARFRTQGKPPRTLPVGPASANPRS from the coding sequence ATGGATGTCCTGTCTGAAGTGCTGAAAGCCGTCAAGCTCGACGGCGCCGTCTTTTACAACGGAGAGTTTTCAGCCCCCTGGTGCGCCCGAGAGCCCGATTCCGGCACCATGGCTTCGTATCTCTCCGTCCCTACCAAACACACGATCATCTTTCATCTCGTCACCGAAGGACGCGCCTATGCTCGCGTCGAGCAAGACGGCAGCCGGCTGTCCGTTGCAGCCGGGGACATCGTGATGTTCCCGCATGGCGATGCGCACCTCATGGGGAACGGCCCTCCGGTCACACCCACGGATAGTTCGGCACAACTGCTTCGAGTCCTATCCGAAGGACTCACCCTCTCTCGGGCCGGGGGAGGAGGAGAACTGACGAAGCTGATCTGTGGGTACATGACTTGCGACCCGCAACTGAGTCAACTATTCCTGAGCGGCCTTCCCTCGATCGTGAAAGTCAACATCCGCGACCATGCATCGGGGCAATGGCTGGAAGATACGCTGCGCTATTCGGTCGATCAGGCCGGGGCATCCGGCCCGGGCGGCGCAGCCGTCGTCGCCAAATTGTCCGAGGCCTTGTTCGTCGAAACGCTTCGACGGTACATCGCGCGGCTGCCCAAAGCCCAAACAGGCTGGCTCGCCGGTGTGCGCGATCCGCAGGTCGGAAAAGCGCTGGCGCTCCTTCATCGAGAGCCGGCTCACCCGTGGACCATTGCCACGCTCGCAAATGAAGCTGGTGTGTCCCGTTCCGTGCTCGCCGAACGATTCAAGCATTATCTCTCGGAAACACCCATCGGCTATCTCACGCGCTGGAGACTGCAACTCGCCGCACAACTGTTGGCGTCGACATCCAAGAGCGTAGCCGAAGTGGCAGGCGAGGTCGGGTACGAATCCGAACCCTCGTTCAACAGAGCATTCAAACGAGAGTTCGGTCTCCCGCCCGCACGGTTCCGCACTCAAGGGAAGCCGCCTCGTACCCTCCCCGTCGGCCCCGCATCAGCGAACCCTCGGTCGTAG
- a CDS encoding GNAT family N-acetyltransferase: MRPVRPRYIPPLMTDRTESGSLILRDGTAAATRLSDPSDAVSMRQFIERLSPESRRHRFFSEGIPQPDLIAALCDSSTPRSQLTLIVVRHWEGALRIIAAGSYWAKDERTAEVAMAVLDEFHGKGLGTLLLERLALLAIRQGFVRIWAVTHTDNLAMREVFRESGLTSRETYERGDMEVELSLIPTEKTVSRAELRERLAAAASLRPFFHPRSVAVIGASRDPQSIGFRLLDALVTNQFRGAVYPVNPSAIEIAGIPVFPSVRAVADPIDLAVVIVPRDSVLSVVEDCAASGVRALVVITAGFAEIGAQGAALEAKLVEKVRRHGMRMIGPNCFGLLNTDPTIRLNATFTSLFPPPGRVALSSQSGAIGIATLAGARRFHVGLSAFVSIGNKADVSTNDLLQYWEEDQATDVILLYMESFGNPRRFARIARRVGRRKPIVAVKAGRTQSGRRAALSHTASLAASDTAVDALFHQAGVIRAETLDEMLMLAGGLVAQPLPAGPRVGIITNAGGPAVLCTDACEAGGLAVPELSDRTKRRLAAFLPEAAALNNPVDLIASATPAQYAEAIDAVLSADEIDALIVLYVSVTVADTAGIAQGIQTGIANARRTGTTKPVLIGWMADGDSDRAFSASTETIPAYALPESPARVLGKAAAYAEWRQRPDGMVPDFDDLDLSTARHICADALAKRGTGWLTTEETRNVLAAMKLPVQPGGIARTADEAVVLAEQVGYPVAVKLSSRHIVHKTEIGGVKLNLFDAGAVRAAFDEISARAAQSGRSDAMEGALVQPMIVGGVEVMVGVVDDPLFGPLVAFGLGGIHVEILGDVRFRITPLTDRDAAEMVRGIKGYRLLTGYRSHSAADLQAIEEVLLRVSRLVEEVPEISDLDLNPIFALPPGQGCRIADARIRVKPEHRQATA, encoded by the coding sequence ATGAGACCCGTCCGTCCCCGCTATATCCCCCCGTTGATGACCGATCGCACGGAATCCGGCTCGCTGATCCTGCGCGATGGAACGGCTGCGGCGACCCGCCTTTCCGATCCGTCGGATGCCGTCTCGATGAGACAGTTCATCGAACGCTTGTCGCCGGAGTCGAGACGGCACAGGTTCTTCTCGGAGGGAATTCCACAGCCAGATCTCATTGCGGCGTTGTGCGACTCCTCCACTCCCCGTTCGCAGCTCACGCTGATCGTCGTGCGTCACTGGGAAGGCGCGCTGCGCATCATTGCCGCCGGCTCATACTGGGCGAAGGACGAGCGCACCGCGGAAGTGGCGATGGCCGTGCTTGACGAATTTCACGGCAAAGGCCTGGGAACCTTGCTTCTCGAACGGCTCGCCTTGCTGGCCATTCGGCAGGGATTCGTCCGCATCTGGGCGGTCACCCATACGGACAATCTGGCCATGCGGGAGGTGTTCCGGGAATCGGGATTGACGAGCCGGGAAACCTACGAGCGCGGCGACATGGAGGTCGAGTTGTCGCTGATTCCGACGGAGAAGACCGTATCCCGGGCTGAGCTACGGGAGCGTCTCGCCGCCGCCGCGTCGCTCAGGCCGTTTTTCCATCCACGATCGGTGGCCGTCATCGGCGCGTCGCGAGATCCGCAGAGCATCGGGTTCCGGCTGCTTGACGCGCTGGTCACCAATCAGTTTCGCGGTGCCGTCTACCCGGTGAATCCGAGTGCAATCGAGATCGCGGGAATTCCAGTCTTTCCATCCGTTCGTGCCGTCGCCGACCCGATCGATTTGGCCGTCGTGATCGTGCCGCGAGACAGCGTCTTGTCCGTCGTCGAAGATTGCGCGGCCAGCGGCGTCCGTGCGCTGGTCGTCATCACGGCCGGATTTGCGGAGATCGGAGCGCAGGGCGCGGCGCTCGAGGCCAAACTGGTGGAGAAGGTCCGCCGGCACGGCATGCGCATGATCGGCCCCAACTGCTTCGGCCTATTGAATACGGACCCGACCATCCGGCTGAATGCCACGTTCACGTCGCTGTTCCCCCCTCCGGGCCGCGTGGCCTTGTCGTCGCAAAGCGGAGCCATCGGTATCGCCACCCTGGCCGGGGCGCGGCGGTTTCATGTCGGGCTTTCTGCTTTCGTCAGCATAGGGAACAAAGCCGATGTCTCCACCAACGATCTCCTGCAATATTGGGAGGAGGACCAAGCCACCGACGTGATCCTCCTCTACATGGAATCCTTCGGCAACCCCCGACGCTTCGCGCGCATCGCGCGGCGTGTCGGCCGCCGCAAACCGATTGTGGCCGTGAAGGCCGGCCGGACACAGTCAGGCCGGCGCGCGGCCTTGTCCCATACCGCCTCGCTTGCCGCCAGCGATACCGCCGTCGACGCCTTGTTTCATCAGGCCGGGGTGATACGCGCCGAGACGCTCGACGAAATGTTGATGCTGGCCGGCGGTCTGGTCGCGCAACCGCTGCCGGCTGGACCGCGGGTCGGCATCATCACGAACGCGGGGGGACCGGCCGTCCTCTGCACCGATGCCTGTGAGGCGGGCGGATTGGCCGTTCCGGAGTTGTCCGACCGTACCAAGAGGCGACTTGCGGCGTTTCTCCCGGAGGCCGCCGCCCTCAACAATCCGGTCGATCTCATCGCCTCGGCCACACCGGCCCAGTATGCCGAGGCGATCGACGCGGTACTGTCTGCCGACGAGATCGACGCCCTGATCGTCCTCTATGTCTCGGTGACCGTAGCCGATACGGCTGGAATCGCTCAGGGCATCCAAACTGGAATCGCGAACGCACGCAGGACCGGCACGACAAAACCCGTGCTCATCGGATGGATGGCGGATGGAGATTCCGACCGCGCCTTTTCCGCATCTACGGAAACGATTCCGGCCTACGCCTTGCCGGAAAGCCCCGCGCGCGTCCTCGGTAAGGCTGCCGCATATGCGGAGTGGCGGCAACGGCCGGACGGTATGGTTCCGGATTTCGACGACCTCGATCTGTCAACCGCGCGGCATATCTGTGCCGACGCATTGGCGAAACGCGGAACCGGCTGGCTGACGACGGAAGAGACCAGAAACGTGCTGGCCGCCATGAAACTTCCCGTCCAGCCGGGCGGGATCGCCCGTACGGCCGACGAGGCGGTGGTGCTGGCGGAACAAGTCGGCTATCCGGTCGCCGTCAAACTCTCCTCGCGTCACATCGTGCACAAGACGGAGATCGGAGGCGTCAAGCTGAACCTTTTCGACGCAGGGGCGGTCCGCGCTGCCTTTGACGAGATCAGCGCGCGCGCCGCTCAATCGGGTCGGTCGGACGCGATGGAGGGAGCCTTGGTGCAACCCATGATAGTCGGCGGTGTGGAAGTGATGGTCGGCGTAGTGGACGATCCGCTGTTCGGGCCCTTGGTCGCCTTCGGTCTCGGCGGCATTCACGTCGAAATTCTCGGAGACGTCCGATTCCGCATCACCCCCCTGACCGATCGCGACGCCGCCGAGATGGTACGCGGCATCAAAGGCTATCGGCTGCTCACCGGCTATCGGAGTCATTCGGCAGCCGATCTGCAAGCCATCGAGGAGGTCTTGCTGCGTGTCTCACGGTTGGTCGAAGAGGTTCCGGAGATCAGCGATCTCGACCTGAATCCGATCTTCGCCTTGCCGCCTGGGCAAGGCTGCCGAATCGCGGATGCACGGATTCGAGTGAAACCCGAGCACCGGCAAGCAACAGCATAG
- a CDS encoding MFS transporter, producing the protein MKLHECRSIGAQAEPIVPARAAMSARTGEAQWLLTRDFSLVWWSQIIAQVGDGVTKLALLWFVYSVTGSPMKTTVIGLLQTLPPVLLGPLFGVCVDRLSKKWIMIGSDVARALLIGVVPCMVSVESFTVERLYALVLLHAIASAAFGPAMTSAVPFLVGRSQLTAANAMLQTTTSLGVILGPALSGIGIASIGSQEVLCINAITYLGSAACLLPIHMSAEARVQHSRGAASSLVRDLVEGLRFSLVTQRRILVLILAASLYTFGTAAFSTLLPVFARNLLDLGPAEVGYLWSSFGAGLLAVSVGLVKVTDWELRKRFLMISASSALSGVAMWGLVMADEFRTAAVCMVLIGAGVGTLTPIAWGVLQEIAPGHMVGRVLAIYTTAAMTMAIGGMTVFGLITQRFGEVAGVIGIGFVMLATAVLATALSRFIHVRAAVRDRWATTTETKELCRRVSDRAA; encoded by the coding sequence GTGAAACTCCATGAGTGCCGTTCCATTGGAGCGCAGGCAGAGCCGATTGTGCCGGCTCGGGCCGCGATGTCTGCTCGAACCGGCGAGGCGCAATGGCTGCTGACGCGTGACTTCAGTTTGGTGTGGTGGAGCCAAATCATCGCCCAGGTCGGCGACGGTGTGACCAAACTCGCTCTGCTGTGGTTTGTCTACTCGGTCACCGGCTCGCCGATGAAGACCACGGTCATCGGTCTGCTGCAGACGCTGCCGCCGGTCTTGCTGGGTCCGTTGTTCGGCGTCTGTGTGGACCGCCTGTCGAAGAAATGGATCATGATCGGCAGCGATGTCGCGAGGGCGCTGTTGATCGGCGTCGTTCCCTGCATGGTCTCCGTTGAGTCGTTCACCGTCGAGCGGCTTTACGCGCTGGTCCTTCTGCACGCGATCGCCTCAGCCGCCTTTGGGCCGGCGATGACGAGCGCTGTGCCGTTTCTCGTGGGGCGGAGTCAACTCACCGCCGCCAACGCGATGTTGCAGACGACCACCAGCCTGGGGGTCATTCTTGGGCCGGCGTTGAGCGGCATCGGCATCGCGTCTATCGGATCGCAAGAGGTGTTGTGCATCAACGCGATTACGTATCTAGGGTCCGCTGCCTGTCTCCTGCCGATTCACATGTCGGCCGAGGCACGTGTCCAGCACAGTCGAGGAGCAGCTTCGTCCCTGGTTCGCGATCTCGTGGAGGGCCTCCGGTTCTCGTTGGTGACGCAGCGCCGGATTCTTGTGCTGATCCTGGCCGCCTCCCTGTACACATTCGGAACCGCAGCGTTTTCTACATTGCTGCCGGTTTTTGCACGCAACTTGCTCGATCTTGGACCGGCGGAGGTCGGCTACCTGTGGTCGTCCTTCGGAGCCGGGTTGCTGGCAGTATCCGTCGGCCTCGTGAAGGTGACGGACTGGGAGCTGCGCAAGCGGTTCCTCATGATTTCCGCCTCGAGCGCGCTGAGCGGGGTGGCGATGTGGGGGTTGGTAATGGCGGACGAGTTCCGGACCGCTGCGGTGTGCATGGTGCTGATTGGTGCCGGCGTGGGCACGTTGACCCCGATTGCTTGGGGAGTGTTGCAGGAAATTGCTCCAGGGCACATGGTGGGACGGGTCTTGGCGATTTACACGACTGCCGCGATGACGATGGCCATTGGCGGCATGACGGTCTTCGGCCTGATTACGCAGCGCTTCGGCGAGGTGGCCGGCGTGATCGGGATCGGCTTCGTCATGTTGGCCACCGCTGTCCTGGCCACCGCCCTTTCACGGTTCATCCACGTGCGGGCGGCGGTGCGAGACCGCTGGGCGACGACGACTGAAACCAAGGAACTCTGTCGCCGTGTCAGCGATCGAGCGGCCTGA
- a CDS encoding VOC family protein, whose protein sequence is MILHIDHVTVVVRDVAKAKAFFGLLGFVEDKSVVIAGDQFARYMGVPGIEAEHVTLVSNQTPRFEIQLLRYIRPDHLPDADVANLAKPGFNHLCFAVTDLDGEVRRLVGQGVTLRNEVMDFHARKLVFLSGPEDITVELAEWHA, encoded by the coding sequence ATGATTCTGCACATTGACCATGTGACCGTGGTAGTCCGGGACGTCGCCAAGGCCAAAGCCTTTTTCGGCCTGCTGGGATTTGTCGAGGACAAATCCGTCGTCATTGCCGGTGATCAGTTTGCCCGCTACATGGGTGTGCCGGGGATCGAAGCGGAGCACGTCACGCTGGTGTCGAACCAGACGCCTCGGTTTGAAATTCAGCTACTGCGATATATCCGCCCAGATCACCTGCCCGACGCGGATGTCGCGAACCTGGCAAAGCCCGGCTTCAATCACCTCTGTTTCGCTGTGACGGATTTGGATGGGGAGGTACGGCGGTTGGTCGGTCAGGGTGTGACGCTGCGGAACGAGGTCATGGACTTTCATGCCCGGAAGCTGGTGTTTCTTTCCGGTCCCGAGGATATTACGGTCGAATTAGCCGAATGGCATGCCTGA
- the tmpT gene encoding thiopurine S-methyltransferase, whose product MDPSFWHQRWEKNEIAFHESKVNPLLVRHFNELSLGKGRRVFVPLCGKSLDIAWLLSKDYQVVGAELSRLAIEQLFMELAAQPEISTIGEVERWSAKHLDIFVGDIFALSRAVLGSADAVYDRAALVALPEAMRNRYATHLMEMTGKAPQLLICYSYDQRLMEGPPFSVSDEEVERHYASHYDVRLLAGTDVSGGLKGKCPAKENVWLLKQPT is encoded by the coding sequence ATGGACCCAAGCTTTTGGCATCAGCGGTGGGAGAAGAATGAAATTGCTTTCCATGAAAGCAAGGTCAACCCACTGCTGGTGAGGCATTTCAACGAGCTGTCTTTGGGCAAGGGCAGGCGTGTCTTCGTACCCTTGTGCGGGAAAAGTCTCGATATTGCTTGGCTTCTCTCCAAGGATTATCAAGTGGTTGGAGCTGAGTTGAGTCGCCTCGCCATCGAGCAACTCTTCATGGAACTTGCCGCGCAACCGGAAATATCCACGATCGGCGAGGTCGAGCGGTGGAGCGCAAAGCACCTCGACATTTTCGTCGGCGATATTTTTGCCTTATCGAGAGCGGTGCTGGGATCGGCCGATGCCGTCTACGACAGGGCGGCATTAGTGGCTCTCCCCGAAGCCATGCGAAATCGATATGCAACGCACCTCATGGAGATGACCGGTAAGGCTCCGCAGTTGCTGATCTGTTATTCCTACGACCAACGTCTGATGGAAGGGCCTCCTTTTTCAGTGAGTGATGAGGAAGTGGAAAGGCATTACGCAAGTCACTATGATGTCAGGCTGCTTGCCGGCACCGACGTATCGGGCGGCTTGAAGGGGAAATGTCCCGCTAAAGAGAACGTGTGGCTGCTGAAACAACCTACTTGA
- a CDS encoding DUF5752 family protein, whose product MPATNRPFLFMECSELREILGEAAEDERRLVELLESVPLDSIYFHTHSYFLRHSHVERVYPNDFAQWVAMEVRDLELGERLAVMDPFEFRELEAFRGELISIIDDHLSKMPIVPRVIFGQPFHFNRSRILQVPTGMEVRTLQEFRSALSEVEVSAIYFHVFEARHHLKQEESDFAAWIEQSLGMPELAQQLQAINPYLGSLERVRSALLTVCDDFLKRRGIREEGGTPY is encoded by the coding sequence ATGCCCGCGACCAATCGTCCGTTCTTGTTCATGGAATGTAGCGAGTTGCGAGAAATTCTCGGCGAAGCGGCGGAGGACGAAAGAAGACTGGTGGAGTTGCTCGAGTCTGTGCCCTTGGATTCGATCTACTTTCATACGCATAGCTATTTTCTTCGGCATAGTCATGTTGAGCGCGTATATCCCAACGATTTTGCTCAATGGGTCGCGATGGAGGTGCGGGATCTCGAGTTAGGGGAACGCCTGGCGGTAATGGATCCATTCGAATTCAGAGAGCTTGAAGCATTTCGCGGGGAACTCATTTCGATTATCGACGATCATCTGTCCAAGATGCCGATCGTGCCGCGAGTCATCTTCGGCCAGCCGTTCCATTTCAATAGGTCTCGGATCCTGCAAGTACCCACCGGCATGGAGGTTCGGACGCTGCAGGAGTTTCGGAGCGCGTTGAGTGAGGTCGAAGTGAGTGCAATCTATTTCCACGTCTTCGAAGCGCGCCATCATCTCAAGCAGGAAGAAAGCGATTTCGCAGCATGGATTGAGCAGAGTCTCGGCATGCCGGAACTCGCGCAGCAGCTGCAGGCCATCAATCCATATCTCGGGAGCCTTGAACGGGTGCGGTCCGCGCTGCTGACGGTGTGCGACGACTTTCTGAAACGCCGCGGCATTCGCGAGGAAGGAGGGACGCCGTATTGA
- the treS gene encoding maltose alpha-D-glucosyltransferase yields MTNPLWFKEAVFYELPVKAFCDGNDDGIGDFRGLIDKLDYLEWLGIDCLWLLPFFPSPLRDDGYDVADYQRISSNYGSMEEFRRFMDESHRRGMRVISDLVLNHTSDQHPWFQDARSSPHASKREYYVWSQSDKRYDKARVIFIDTEKSNWTWDPTANAYYWHRFFSHQPDLNYDNPDLQKAMLDIMSFWLEQGLDGFRCDAVPYLFEREGTICENLPETHAYLKEVRKRIDERYQGRILLAEANQWPADVRPYFGEGDECHMAFHFPLMPRLFMGLRSEDWHPIVDMFTHTPPIPDSCQWCLFLRNHDELTLEMCAGEERDYMYYAYARDPQMRRNIGIARRLAPLLDNDRRKIELLNSLVFTLPGSPIIYYGDEIGMGDNVHLGDRNGVRTPMQWTADRNGGFSKADPTKLYLPAITDSVYGFQAINVDSQRQSPHSLLHWMKRMIAGRKRHLAFGHGTIVFLRPQTDKVLAYLREYRGETLLLVHNLAGSAQAVELDLARFEGAIPIEIFGDSRFPTIGKRSYALSLAPYGFYWFKLQRAWGDDASYGFEESVI; encoded by the coding sequence ATGACAAACCCACTGTGGTTCAAGGAGGCGGTGTTTTACGAGCTTCCCGTCAAAGCCTTTTGCGATGGAAATGATGACGGCATCGGAGATTTTCGAGGTCTGATCGACAAGCTGGATTACCTCGAATGGCTGGGAATCGACTGTCTCTGGCTGCTTCCGTTCTTTCCGTCTCCCTTGCGCGATGACGGCTACGATGTCGCGGATTATCAGCGCATATCGTCCAACTACGGCTCGATGGAAGAGTTTCGCCGGTTTATGGACGAGTCGCATCGCCGCGGGATGCGCGTAATTTCCGATCTTGTCCTCAATCACACCTCCGACCAACATCCGTGGTTCCAGGATGCGAGAAGCTCACCGCATGCATCGAAGCGCGAGTACTATGTCTGGAGTCAGAGCGACAAGCGATACGACAAGGCCCGAGTCATCTTTATTGACACAGAAAAGTCGAATTGGACCTGGGATCCGACCGCAAACGCCTATTACTGGCATCGGTTTTTCAGTCATCAGCCTGATCTCAACTATGACAATCCAGATCTGCAGAAGGCCATGCTGGACATCATGTCCTTCTGGCTGGAACAAGGACTTGATGGATTTCGCTGCGATGCGGTGCCGTATCTGTTTGAGCGAGAGGGCACCATTTGCGAGAACCTTCCTGAGACTCATGCCTATTTGAAGGAAGTACGAAAGCGGATCGACGAACGCTATCAAGGGCGTATCCTGCTGGCAGAAGCCAACCAATGGCCCGCCGACGTACGGCCCTACTTTGGCGAGGGAGATGAGTGCCACATGGCCTTTCATTTTCCACTCATGCCGAGGCTGTTCATGGGACTCCGTAGCGAGGATTGGCATCCCATCGTGGACATGTTCACGCACACGCCTCCAATCCCGGACAGCTGCCAATGGTGCCTCTTTCTCCGAAACCATGACGAATTGACCTTGGAAATGTGTGCCGGGGAAGAGCGTGATTATATGTACTACGCCTATGCGCGAGATCCTCAGATGCGGCGCAATATCGGCATCGCTCGCCGACTGGCTCCTTTGTTGGATAACGATCGCCGAAAGATCGAGCTGCTCAACAGTCTTGTGTTCACCCTTCCAGGCAGTCCGATTATCTATTACGGCGATGAAATCGGCATGGGCGACAACGTCCATCTCGGGGATCGTAACGGTGTTCGGACGCCGATGCAGTGGACGGCAGACCGGAACGGGGGATTTTCCAAAGCCGATCCGACGAAACTCTACCTGCCGGCCATCACCGATTCGGTGTACGGGTTTCAAGCCATCAACGTGGATTCTCAGCGGCAGTCGCCGCATTCACTGTTGCATTGGATGAAACGCATGATTGCAGGACGAAAAAGGCACCTTGCGTTCGGGCATGGCACCATCGTCTTCCTTCGTCCTCAAACAGACAAAGTCCTCGCGTATCTGCGTGAGTATCGCGGGGAAACCCTCCTGTTGGTACACAACCTCGCCGGATCGGCTCAAGCGGTGGAGTTGGACCTCGCACGATTCGAAGGCGCGATCCCGATCGAGATATTCGGCGATTCGCGATTTCCGACGATCGGCAAGCGCTCCTATGCATTGAGTTTGGCTCCCTATGGGTTCTACTGGTTCAAGCTGCAGCGCGCATGGGGTGACGATGCGTCCTACGGATTCGAAGAGAGCGTCATATAA
- a CDS encoding glycosyltransferase → MTPGLDEYRDIAPKGTVDFLHRLSDQVAGRSFLHVSAGRYGGGMAEVLRRLVPMMNTLGVDARWEVLAGDQEFFQVTKRLTNALQGQDEHLTEHMQSVYLKINQRTANTLKLDADLVMVHDPPPAALIEHRKGGTWFWRCYLDVAKPRQESWSFLRRFIVGYDATIFSLPGFAHRLPIPQFLISPSIDPLSTKNRELARLEINQVLLRLEIPRDKPILLQLARFEWSKDPIGVIKAYRLVKKHHDCRLILAGSGVTHDSEGEAVLAQVLETAGSDPDIHVLQLPPEADLEINALQRAATIVLQKSIREGFNVAVAEAMWKGKPVIGSTAGGIAAQIVDGVTGHTVHSVEGMAFRTRLLLNNPSLIQRMGGAGREHVRRNFLVTRHLSEFLTLMKLFEKRTKDS, encoded by the coding sequence ATGACTCCAGGATTGGACGAGTATCGAGATATCGCGCCGAAAGGCACAGTGGACTTTCTCCACAGATTGAGCGACCAGGTTGCGGGGCGCAGTTTCCTGCACGTGAGCGCCGGTCGATACGGCGGTGGTATGGCCGAGGTGCTGCGCCGGCTGGTACCCATGATGAACACCTTGGGCGTTGACGCTCGCTGGGAAGTTCTCGCGGGCGATCAGGAATTCTTCCAAGTCACGAAACGATTGACCAATGCCCTGCAAGGCCAGGACGAACACCTTACCGAGCACATGCAAAGCGTCTATCTCAAGATCAATCAGCGCACCGCCAATACCCTGAAGCTGGACGCGGATCTCGTGATGGTACATGATCCGCCGCCGGCTGCGTTGATCGAGCATCGCAAGGGAGGGACATGGTTTTGGCGCTGTTACCTCGACGTGGCCAAACCTCGCCAAGAGAGCTGGAGTTTTCTCCGTCGCTTCATCGTGGGATACGATGCGACGATTTTTTCACTTCCCGGTTTCGCCCATCGACTTCCAATTCCGCAGTTTCTTATTTCTCCGTCGATTGATCCTTTGAGCACAAAAAACCGTGAATTGGCGCGCCTGGAAATCAACCAGGTCCTTCTTCGGCTCGAGATCCCGCGCGATAAGCCGATTCTGTTGCAGTTGGCGCGTTTTGAGTGGTCGAAAGATCCGATCGGCGTGATCAAAGCGTATCGCTTGGTCAAGAAGCACCACGATTGCCGACTAATCTTGGCCGGCTCCGGTGTGACGCACGATTCGGAAGGTGAAGCGGTGTTGGCGCAGGTACTGGAGACTGCCGGCAGTGATCCGGATATTCATGTCCTGCAGTTGCCCCCCGAGGCGGACCTGGAAATCAATGCGCTTCAACGGGCGGCGACGATTGTTTTACAGAAGTCGATCAGGGAAGGGTTCAATGTCGCCGTGGCCGAAGCCATGTGGAAGGGAAAGCCCGTGATCGGAAGCACAGCGGGTGGAATAGCCGCCCAGATCGTGGACGGAGTGACGGGACATACCGTGCATTCCGTCGAAGGCATGGCCTTCAGAACGCGACTGCTCCTCAACAATCCCAGCCTCATCCAACGCATGGGGGGTGCCGGTCGAGAGCACGTGAGGAGGAACTTTCTTGTCACGCGTCACTTGAGTGAGTTTTTGACCCTCATGAAGCTGTTCGAAAAGCGTACGAAGGACTCGTGA